DNA from Rhodothermales bacterium:
ACCGTCCGCTGTCATACCCGCGAAGGCGGGCATCGATCTGAGACCCATGCACCGCATCGTCGCATGGATCCCGGGTCAACGCCCGGGATGACAGACGTGACCGTTATGCTTGATAGGCTGCTCGTGCGAACGGGGCGGTGACTACCGTCCGCTGTCATACCCGCGAACGCGGGTATCCACCTGAGACCCATGCACCGCATCGTCGCATGGATCCCGGGTGAACGCCGGGGATGACTGGCATGACCGCCATGCTTGATCGGCTGCTCGTGCGAACGGGGCGGTGACTACCGTCCGCTGTCATACCCGCGAAGGCGGGTATCCATCTGAATCCCATGCACCGCATCGTCGCATGGATCCCGGGTCAACGCCCGGGATGACAGACGTGACCGTCAGGCTTGATAGGCTGCTCGTGCGAACGGGGCGGTGACTACCGTCCCTGTCATACCCGCGAAGGCGGGTATCCATCTGAGACCCATGCACCGCATCGTCGCATGGATCCCCGCTTCCCCGCAAACCCTCGCATTCCCTCGCATTCGCAAGGGCCGGGCGTAAGGGCCGGGCACAAGGGCAGAGCGCGGGTGCACACGAGTCAGGGGTACGTATCGGTCGTTACTATCGTTCTGGCTCCAAGGACTCACCCCCTCCAAAACAAAAAAAGCCCGACCGGTAATCCCGGTCGGGCTTTCTTAACTCTTGCCGAACGCAGTTCTACAGGTTCTCGATGTAGTGCTTCGCCGACTGCGCATATGAGCCATACTGCGCGTTCGCAAACTCGGCCTTCGCCGCTGCCGCATCACCGGCATACATTAGCGCCTCACCCTTCAGGAAGTGAATCTTCGCCTTGTCGCTGCGTCCGCCGCGATGGATCTTGAGGGCTTCGTCCGCCATCGAGATGGCCTGGGCATAATCTCCCTTTGCGGAATAGGCCGTCGCCATGTAGAAATACGAATCCGCATCCGGCTCTACGTACTTCTCCATTTCCGCAAGCTGACCAAGCGCACGATCGGCATCGGATGCGGACAGGTTCGCCTTCGCTAGAAGTCCGGAGGCTTCTGCGTGGTAGTGAGAGCGAATCGACTCCTCCGCTTCGCGCGCGACCTTGCGATCCGTCCCGTCTGCGGCAAGCTTGAGCGCCGCCATCGCGTCATCCATGCGGTCCAGCTTCTTTAGTGCGAGTCCCTTGTTGTAGTAGTTCGGCATGTACGCCGGGTTGTGCGAGATCCCTTTGTTGAAGTACGTGAGCGCGGCCTCGTAATTGCCCTTCTTGAAGTCGCGGCTGCCGAAAATCTTGTCGAGTTGGGCAAGGACCTTGAGAGACGAATTCGTGACTTCGTCGTCGCCGGCTGCCTTCGCGAGTTCCGCTGCCTTCTCATACTTCTCGTAGGCAACGGTGTACTGCTTTGCACCTGCTGCTGCGAGTGCCTCGTTATAAACTTCCTTGTGCTCCTGAGCAAGGGCCGCACTGCTTCCCAAAGCGAGAAACAAGAACGTGGCAAGTGCGGATCGAAGCGCTTTTTTCGTAGTCATCGTACCTGGCGATAATGTTGAAATTCTCATTTCCTCGCTGGAGTTTGTTCACATCTTGAAAACAACCGATTGCGGCTGCGCACATCGCGCTGGAAGCCACAATTGTGCCGGACGCACTATTGAGAAACGCTTACGGGGGCTGATCATTGCCCTTCAATCCACCCGCAGCGTCGAAAATGAAGCCGGAGGACGTAAGTAAACGAACTGCACGACCTCAATTTCAACCCATTCATCGGAGAACTTCCGTGAATCTAACGTCGAGGCTCCTCAAATCCCGGTGTTCACTATAGAAGGCAACCGGGAGCCAGAGTGACTAATAGTTCGGACTCAACAGATGCTCCCTGTAGAAGTCGTCTATGATCTTGACTGCTTCCCCTGGATCGTCCACCACATGAAAGAGGTCCAGATCTCCCGGCGAGATGTTTCCTTGTCCCAGAAGCTGCTCCCTGATCCAGTCCACGAGTCCGCCCCAGAATTCGGATCCCATCATGACCACGGGGAAGCGCGTCGATTTTCCCGTCTGTATGAGCGTCAAAGCCTCAAACAACTCGTCCATTGTCCCAAATCCGCCGGGCAGCACTATGAATCCCTGCGCGTATTTCGAAAACATGACCTTGCGGACGAAGAAGAAATCGAAGTTGATCAGCTTGTCGGGATCGATGAATGGATTGGCAATCTGCTCGTGCGGGATCACGATATTCAGTCCGACTGAATCTCCACCAGCCTCCCGGCATCCCTTATTGGCCGCCTCCATGATGCCCGGTCCGCCACCGGTAATCACGCCGTATCCATGCTCGACCAGAACCTTCGCCACGTCGACCGCCAGCTCGTAATACGGCGCTCCCGGTTTCGTCCGCGCCGATCCAAAGATCGAAACTGCCGGACCGAGCTCCGACATGGTCTCGAATCCCTCTACAAATTCCGACATGATGCGGAATATCCGCCAGAGATCCTTTACGCGACCCTGCTGCCACGCGTCGGCCTCCTGATTACTCAGTCCCTTGGCAGGTTTAGACAACATAGCCCTTTCGTTTTATGCAATAAGACGACGCTCGCCGCATGCCTGCGACCACGTACAAAAAGCAACGTAACGTACCGCGATCGACGTGATCAGCCACCCTCAACCTGATCCCGGTACTCTTCGCTTGCATAGATCGCGACTTCGACTCGCCGATTAAGCTCGCGGCCTTCCGGTGTTTCATTGGAAGCAACCGGCTCCGTTTCTCCAAGCCCCTGTGTCATGATACGCGAAGGTGCGACGCCGCTCTTGAGTAACACCGCCATGGCAGCATCTGCACGCCGCTCGGAGAGTTTCTGGTTGTAATCTTCCGGGCCCGTGGCATCCGTGTGACCGATAATGGCAACCTCGGTGTTCGGATAGTTCTGCAGGCTGGTCGCGAGTGAATTCAGGGATTCGTTCGCTTCGGGCTTTACCGTTGCCGAGTCGAAGCCGAAAAGGATCGCGGAGTCGAAGGTGACCTGGATGCCTTCACCCACGCGCTCGACGCGTGCCCCTTCAAGCTCCTCTTCAAGCTCTTTGGCCTGCTTGTCCATCTGGCTTCCAATGACCGCTCCGGCCGTGCCGCCGACGGCAGCACCGACGATCGCGCCCCGTGCCGTGTTACCGGAGCGACTACCGATGATTCCACCGAGAACGGCTCCGGCGCCGGCGCCTATGCCGGCACCTTTCGTCGTCTTGTTCGCTGACGCACAACCGCCGGCCATCAGCGTGGAAACTGCGATGAGGGCGACCATCGCCGCCGACAGGATCTTGTGGGATTGAATCGTTCTCATGAGATATCTAGCAATTTAGCGGGAGGGGATTCAGCTTGGGGACACGACCGCGACGGGCGAACGCCCTCTATGCCGGCCGCAGAGTCCGAATATTACGAACAGATACCACAAGAGCGACCTGTTCGTTTCGAAAACCGCGTAATTGACACATCCGAAAAACACAATCAGCCGCGATTTGGTCACAATGCCTATTTTCTGTCGGTTGATCATGTGTCGAGATCACGACCCATCACGAAAGCACACCCACCGCTAGTTCATGAAACTGATTATTCCCATGGCAGGGCGTGGCACACGCGTCCGGCCGCACTCTCACGTTACTCCC
Protein-coding regions in this window:
- a CDS encoding TIGR00730 family Rossman fold protein, whose amino-acid sequence is MLSKPAKGLSNQEADAWQQGRVKDLWRIFRIMSEFVEGFETMSELGPAVSIFGSARTKPGAPYYELAVDVAKVLVEHGYGVITGGGPGIMEAANKGCREAGGDSVGLNIVIPHEQIANPFIDPDKLINFDFFFVRKVMFSKYAQGFIVLPGGFGTMDELFEALTLIQTGKSTRFPVVMMGSEFWGGLVDWIREQLLGQGNISPGDLDLFHVVDDPGEAVKIIDDFYREHLLSPNY
- a CDS encoding OmpA family protein, whose amino-acid sequence is MRTIQSHKILSAAMVALIAVSTLMAGGCASANKTTKGAGIGAGAGAVLGGIIGSRSGNTARGAIVGAAVGGTAGAVIGSQMDKQAKELEEELEGARVERVGEGIQVTFDSAILFGFDSATVKPEANESLNSLATSLQNYPNTEVAIIGHTDATGPEDYNQKLSERRADAAMAVLLKSGVAPSRIMTQGLGETEPVASNETPEGRELNRRVEVAIYASEEYRDQVEGG